DNA from Methylobacterium currus:
GATCCCGAGCTTGCCCGCGCGGGCATGGCGCTCGGCCTCGACGAGGTCCGGCGTCGCCTCGGCGGTGGCGCGGCCGCCGCCGTTGTAGAGCACCACCTCGGAGAGGTCGTGCCCGTCGACGGTGCAGATCCAGGCGGTCTTCGCGGGGCTCGGCTGGCAGTTCACCGGGCGGCCTCCGAGATAGCCCGACAGGTCGCTCGCCTGCGCGCCCTTGGCCGACTCGACGCCGTAGAGGCGCAGGGTCCGGCCGCCGAGGCGCAGGGTCGCGGTGTCGAGCACCTCCGCGACGCCGGCGACCGGGCCGGCCGACTCCGGCACAAGGGCGCCGGTCTCGACCGGCTCGCGCTTCGTCTCGGACGCCTTCGACTCCGCCGTCGCGGGCGCGGACTTCGCCTCGGCGGATTTCTTGTCGGCCGGCTTCGCCTCCGCGGGTTTGGCCTCGGCCAGCTTGCCCTGACCGGCCCCGTGAGCGGGCGCCTGCGCGACCGCGGCCTCGCGCGCGGGCTCCTTGCCGCCGTGGAGCAGGGCGTAACCGACGCCCAGCACGGCGAGCCCGCCGAGGACCGCATAGGCCGGGCGGAGGGAGGACCCTCGGCCGGGCAGCGGCTTCGGCCGGGCAAGGCCGGGCTTCAGCCCCTCGCCGGGCGGAACCGGCGGACCTGCGACCGGCGCGGCGGCCGGGGCCTCCGGCTTCCGCTCAGGCCGGCGCAGGCGCGCGGCGAGCCCGGTCACGGCGTCCCGCAGGCGCGAGCTGGGGTCGGGACGGGCGGGCGGCTCGGGAGCGGCGGGCTTCACCACGATCCAGTCCCGCGGGGCGTCGGCTGCGGCCGGGGCGGCGGGCGGCTGGAACATGGTGGGGTGCTGGCGGCGCAGCTCGTCGACGAGGTCGCTCAAGGTCAGGGGCACCGCCTCGCCGCCGACGGTGCGGGTGCGCGGGCGCCCGTCCCGGTCGACGATCTGGTAGCCCGGCGGCGCGTCGAGCCGGCGGGTCGCGGATTCCATCAGGAGTTCGAGGGTGCGACGGGCCACCGCGACGGGGCGCTGCCGGTCGATCTCGGCCCGGATCAGCGCCTGCAACTGCTCACGCGAGGTCATGTCCGCATCGTGTCCCATCGCCCCTGGCCGCGGGGTCTGCCCGAGCCGCCCGCCGCCTCGGCGGGCACTCCTTAACGCCTCATCTAGGTCCTGTCCGGCGCCCTGTCACAGGGCTGCCGTCCTTCAGCGGCTCGCCACCGCGTCGCGGTGCACGACCCGGCTGTTCTCGGCGATGATCACCGGGCGCCCGCCGGCCAGGCTCACCGCGAGCTCCAGGTCGACGGTGCCCTGCGAGCGCGCGCCGCGATCGGGGCTGAAGGCCGAGAAATCGACCGTGGCCCGCACCTGGCAGACGGCGAGCCCGGCATTGCACGCCGTGCGCAAGGAATCCGGCCGCGGCCGGTAGCGGCGCTCGGGCCAGCGCTGCACGAAGCGGCGCTTCTCCGACATCAGGCTGGCGACGCTCATCGGCCGGCCGTGAAAGACGACCTGGCTGCCGTAGAAGCCCGGCGCCGCCGCGAGGGCCGCCCCGTTGGATCCCGAGATCGACGCCAGGTAGTCGCGGGCGAGACGCTGCGACGCCACCGCCCAGTCGCGCATCTGCCCGTCCGAGACGGCGACCGGGGCGGGGGCTGGAATCTGGACCTGGAGCGGGCGCTCGCTCCGGGCGAGCCGTTCGGCCCGGGCGAGCCGGGCGGCGCGGCGGGCGGCCGTCGCCGCGTGAAGCCCGCTGCGGGCGGGCCGGCGCGTCTCCTCGGCGACACGGCGCGGGGCGTGGGCCTTCGGCGTCTCGGCCCGGGCGGCCGGGGCGAAGCGGGGCGCGGCCGCCGCGGGGGCAGGCGCCGGAGCGGGGCTTGTGGCAGCCGGGCTCGGCGCGGCCCGGTTGGGCGGATCGACCCAACCCTGCGCCATGGCGGCGGGGGGCAGGAGGGCGGTCAGGCCGAGGCCGATGAGGGCGGCCGACGGGAGGGGAAGGCTGGGCCGGAGGGAACGGAGCATGGGGGCGGCACCCGGGGGGAGGAGCACGATCGCGCAGGTGGATCAGGCATGCGACTGTAACGGAGTGAACGTTCGTCGCCGCGGTTACGGTTCCATTGCGGGTCCGGCGCCCTCCCCGCTACCCACGCTCCCCACACCCTCGGACGATGTCCGGGCGCGCCGACGGAGCGGTACCAGCGCAGGGGACCGGCTCTCGCGTTGGCTCACTCTCGGCGTCGGGGGATCCTTGCCAGAGAGCCCTTGCCAGAGAGCCCTTGCCAGAGAGCCCTTGCCAGAGAGCCCTTGCCAGAGAGCCCTTGCCAGAGAGCCCTTGCCAAGCGCGGCCGCGACCCCACCTCATGGTCTCCCCGGGTCCGGGCCCCTCTGGCGGTTCGAGGCGTCGACCGCGATGTCGGACCCCTTCGCTGCCTTTGTGCTGACGCGGCACGATCGCACTGGAGGGCCCGCAGCCTTGCGCGTCATCCCGACTTCATTCCCCTTCCTCCATGCCGGAGGCGCCGATGTCCGGCGCTGAGGCGACGCGGCGGGCCCTGCTCGTCGTCAACAAGAAAGCCCGCAACGGCGGGTTCGACCTCGACGCCGTGAGGGGCGTGCTGCGCCGCGGCGGCATCGAGCCGGTCGAGCCGCCGCCGGGCGAGACCGACTGCAAGGCGCTGATCCACGGCCACGCCGCCACCTGCGACATGGTGATCTTGGGTGGCGGCGACGGCACCCTCAACGCCGCCGCCCAGGCGCTGGCCGAGGCGCAGCTGCCGCTCGGCATCCTGCCGCTCGGCACCGCCAACGACCTCGCCCGCAGCCTCGGCCTGCCGGCCGACCCGATCGAGGCGGCGGAGGTGATCGCGAGCGTGCCGGCCCGGCCGATCGATCTCGGCTGCGTCAACGGCCACTACTTCTTCAACGTCGCCAGCATCGGCTTCTCGGCCGATCTCGCCGGCGAGCTGACGGCGGACCTCAAGCGCCGCCTCGGCACGATCGGCTACGGCGTCGCGGCCTTCCGGCTCCTGCGCCGGGCGCGGCCGTTCACGGTCTATATCGAGCATGACGGCGTGGTGGAGACCGTGCGCACCATCCAGGTCTCGGTCGGCAACGGCCGCCATTACGGTGGCGGCATGACGGTGGAGGAGAACGCGACCGTCGACGACGGCCTGCTCAACTTCTACAGCCTCGAGGTCGCCCATTGGTGGCGGCTCCTCGCCCTGCTGCCGGCCCTGCGCCGGGGTACGCAGGGGAAAGCCGCCGACGTGCGCGCCTTCCAGACCACCGAGGTGGTCCTGCGCACCAGGAAGCCGCGCCCGGTCAATACCGACGGTGAGCTGACGACCTACACCCCCGCCCATGTGCGGGTGCTGTCGAAGGCCATCCAGGTCCATGCCCCGACGGCCCCAACCGGCCGTCCCTCGATCTTCCCGTAAGAGGACCGTTTCGCCGTGGAGTCCCTCGTTCAGCTCGCCGCCGACCCGACGGCCTGGGCCGCCCTCGCGACCCTCGTCGTCATGGAGGTTGTGCTCGGCATCGACAACCTGATCTTCATCTCGATCATCACCAACAAGCTGCCGGCCGAGCAGCAGTCGCGGGCCCGGCGCATCGGCATCGGGCTCGCCCTGATCCTGCGCCTCGCCCTGCTCGGCACCATCGCCTACATCGTCCACCTGACCCAGCCGGTCTTCGAGATCTTCGGCAAGGGCCTGTCCTGGCGCGACATGATCCTGATCGCCGGCGGCCTGTTCCTGCTCTGGAAGGCCACCAAGGAGATCCACCACAGCCTCGACCCGGACCCGGAGGAGAGGACCGGCGGGACCGCCTCCCTCGGCTTCACGGCGGCGATCGGCCAGATCCTGCTCCTCGACCTGGTCTTCTCGATCGACAGCATCATCACGGCGGTCGGCATGACCGAGCACGTGCCGATCATGGTGATCGCGGTGCTCGCCGCGGTGACCGTGATGCTGCTCGCCGCCGACCCGCTGTCGCGCTTCATCGCCGCCAATCCGACGGTGGTGATGCTGGCCCTCGGCTTCCTCATCATGATCGGCATGACGCTGATCGCGGAAGGCTTCGGGGCCCACGTGCCGAAGGGCTACGTCTACACCGCCATGGCCTTCTCGGCCGGCGTCGAGGTGCTCAACATCCTCGGGCGGCGCGCACGGCAGGCCAAGCGCAAGGCGGCGTGACGCTCCTCATCCCGACGCTCTGACGGCGGCGCCCGATCGTGATGCGATCGGGCGCTGTTTTCGTTTCGGGGATCCTGGTGTCGCCGGCCTCACGGCAGGGCCGCCGCCGCCTCGCGGGCGCAGGCGGCCGTCTCCGGCGCCGGTCCTGACGGCGCGGCCGCGAGCTCGGCCCGGGCGCGGTCGAGGTCGGCCCGGAAGGCGGGATCGCCGACGAGGGCGGCGAACAGGGCGCTGCCGGCGAGCCGGCCGGCCTCGACGTCGCTCGCCCAATGCACCCCGCAGACGATCCGGCTCTCGCCGTAGATCCGGGCGCGGGCGAGGAGCGAAGCGGCGCGCTCCGGCATCAGGGCGGCGAGGACGAGGCCGAAGGTCCAGCCCTCGGTGGCGTGGCCGGACGGATAGGCGAAGCTCCTGTCCAGGGCCTCGCTGCGGTCGACGCAGAGCGGAGCGTCGTTGCCGACATGCGGCCGGAGCCGGGCGAAGCGGAGTTTCGCATCGCGCACCACCGCCACCACGTCGCGGCGGGCGCGGGCGAGGAGCGCGGCCAGGGCCGGAAGGCGGGCGCGATCGAGCCGCCGTCCGGCGGCGCAGGAGAAGCCGTCGAGGAGGGCGGCGATGCCGGACGGGACGTCAGCCGCGGCGAGGGACCAGCGCGGCGAGCCGGCGAGCGCCCGGGTGGCCGCGTAGGTCGCCGCGTCGGATTCGTGCCCGGCGCTGCCGGGCTTCGGCGGCGCGGGCAGGATCGCGCCGGCGTCGAGGGCGCCCGGCGCCAGGTAGGGCTGGGGCGCCGGCTCGGCCGCGGCGATGCTCGCGGCGAGCGCCAGGCAGAGGGCGAGCGGCGCCCGCACTCGTCTCACGCCTCGGCCGAGAGGATCGCGGCCGCGACCGCCTCGGGGCATTCCTCGTGGGCGGCGAGCGCCCCGGGGATCGCGACGCTTCGGACAAGCCCGCTCTCGGCGAGGGCCGTCATCTCGGCACCGGAGCGGCGCGGCGCGCCCTTCGGGTGGAGCATCGTCACCGGCGGCAGGCCGGGGCCGAACAGGGCGAAGAAGTCCTCGCGGGTCCAGACCGGGTCGAGGCCGCCGGTGACGAAGGCGGCGGTGCCGAAGCGGGCCCGGGGCTGGTGCGTCACCCGCCGCTTCTCGGCCAGCAGCGCCGGGGTGACCCGGGCCGGATCGGCATAGACGTGGGCCTGCATCATCCGGGACACGACCGGCGTGCTGACGTTGAGCCGGTAGAGCAGGTTGCCGAGGAGCGGCGCCTCGACCGCCCGGCGCAATGTCGCGAAGAGCGGCCGGCGCTCCTCGCCCATCGCGGTCGGCAGCGGCCCGCGCCAGGTCGGCGCCACCAGGACCAGCCGGGCGAAGGCGCCGGGATGCCGCGCCGCCGCGGCGACGAGGTAGCCGGCCGCGTGGCCCGCCGCGACCCCGAGCGCGTAGGGCCCGGGCTCCTGTGCCAGGAGGGCGTCCAGGAAGGCGTTGAGCGTGTCGGGGGCGAGCGCCACCCGCGCCCGGGGTTGCGCGCCGAAGCCGGGCCAGTCCGGCACCAGGCAGCGGTGGCGGGCGGACAGCCGCGCCGCCAGGGGCCGCATCTCCTCGCGGGTGGAGATCGAGGACAGGGCCGGCAGCAGCAGGGCCGGCGGTCCCTCGCCGATCCGGTCGGCCGGCAGGCTCAACGAGCGCCCGGCCAGGGTGAGGGAGAGGGTCTGCGTCTCGATTCCCGCCATGACGTCTCCTTGAGACAGGACGTGTCCCTCAGAACGGCTTCACCACCACCAGGATCACGATGGCGATCATCAGGAGCGTCGGCACCTCGTTGAGCACCCGGTAGAATTTGGGGCTGCGGGTGTTGCGGCCGGCGGCGAAGTCCTTGACCATCCGCGACAGCCAGCCGTGGATGCCGCTCATCGCCAGCACCAGGGCGAACTTGGCGTGCATCCAGCCCTGGGTGTAGGCGCCGCTCATCACCACGAGGGCGATGCCGAAGATCCAGGTGGCGATCATGCCCGGCAGCATGATCGCCTTGGCGAGGCGCCGCTCCATCACCTTGAAGGTCTCGCCCTGCGGCGATCCCGCCGGCACGGCGGCGTGATAGACGAACAGCCGCGGCAGGTAGAGCATCGCCGCCATCCAGGCGATGAGCGAGATGATATGGGCGGCCTTGATCCAGAGATACACGGTGGGATCGTCCCTGTCGGAGGATATTCGATGACGCGATAATCTATCTCGGCGATATTCTCGTCCTCTGCGTCATCCCGGGGCTTTGCGCAGCCGAGAACCCGGGATCCATCACCGCTGGCGGGACAGGAGAAGTCGGTCGGCGTTCCGCTTCGTCCTGAAGCGTCGGCGGTTCCGGATCCCGGGTTCCGCTTTCGCGGCACCGGGATGACGCAGAGGGCGGCAGGTCCGTCGCGCAGGACGAACCCGCCCTCCCTCACCCCCGCAGCCGCGCCAGCATCCGCTCGACATGCGCGATCGGCGTCTGCGGGGTGATGCCGTGGCCGAGGTTGAAGATGTGGGGCGTGCCGGCGGTGGCCTCCCGGATCGCGTCCACCGCCGCGTCCAGGGCCTCGCCACCGGCGATCAGGGTCTCGGGATGGAGGTTGCCCTGCGTGACCACCGAGGCCGGCAGGCGGGCGCGCAACGCCTTCAGGTCCACCGCCCAGTCGACCCCGACCGCGTCGGCGCCGGTCTCCTCGGCCACGCGGGCATGGCCGTCGAGCCCCGAGCCACGGGCGAAGACGATGATCTTGGCGCCGGGCACCCGGGCGCGGATGCCGGAGACCATCCGGGCGATCGGCTGGAAGCTCCAGCGCGCGAGCGCGTCGCCGGCCTCCCCGGCGGGCACGTCCGGCAGGCTGCCTGCATGGCTCTCGAAGATCTGCACCGCGTCGGCGCCGGCCTCGAACTGGCGCACCAGGTACTCGGTCGAGACCGCGACCAGCCGGTCGATTAGGGCGTCGAGGAGGGCGGGGTCGCGGGCGGCGAGGGCCCTCGCCGGCGCGAGATCCGGCGTGCCGCGCCCGCCGATCATGTAGCTCGCCACGGTCCAGGGCGCGCCGCAGAAACCGAGCAGCGTCGTCTCGGCCGGCAGCTCCGCCCGCAGGCGCGAGACGGTGGCGAAGACGGGCTCCAAGTGGCGCATCACCCGCGGGTCGCCCGCCCCGATCAGCGCATCGAATTCGGGCCGGCCGGCGAGCGGGTCGAGGCGGGGCCCCTCCCCTTCCACGAAGCGCACGTCCTGGCCGAGGGCGTGGGGCACCACCAGGATGTCGGAGAAGAGGATCGCCGCCTCGAAGCCGAAGCGGCGGATCGGCTGAAGGGTGACCTCGGTGGCGAAGTCGGGGTTGTAGCACAGGTCGAGGAAGGAGCCGGCCTCGGCCCGCACCGCCCGGTATTCCGGCAGGTAGCGCCCGGCCTGGCGCATCATCCAGGCCGGCGGCGGCGACAGGGCCTCGCCGTTCAGCACCCGCAGGAGCGGCCGCTCCGCGCCCCCCCGTCCGGCTCCCGCGGTCCCGCCCATGCTCTGCCCCCCGAAAACCTTGTGCCGCCACGCCGGCGGCTCGCTTCCTATGCCGAGAACCGCTCCCCGGCGCCAGCCCGGCGCGTCGTCGCGACCCGCGGCGATCGCCGTCCCCACCCAGGCCTCTGAAAAGAAAAGAGAGATTCTAGGAATCTGTTTTTTCTATTGGGGGCAGGCGTCGTGGGCCTCCAGCGGCGTCCACAGCCCGTCCCCATCGCCGGTGCGTTAAGAGGGCTTTAACAGATTTGCTCCATTGTCGAAGGATCGCGAGAGTCCCGTGGGGCTTAGGTCCCGTCGGACTCGAATCGGCGGTGTCGCGTCCCGGATTCTCCCACGGGCGGCCCGCCACGAGCGTTAACGGCCGGCCTGTTGAGGCACGGCGCCGTTAACCCACAGCCCTCGCGCCTGGACCTCGCTTCGTCGGCGCATTATCCACACTCATCGACTCCGCGCGGCCGATCGGTGGACGACAGGCCGGGCGCCGGAATCGGTGCGTCCGCCGCGCTTGAGCGGCGAGCCCGGGGAGCCCGCGTGGTCCGCAGCTACTTCCACCTCCACCTCGTGTCGGATTCCACCGGCGAGACCCTGATCAATGTCGGCCGCGCGGCGGCGGCGCAGTACGAGGGGGTCTCGGCGATCGAGCACGTCTATCCCCTCGTGCGCTCCGGCACGCAGCTCGAACGGGTGATCAACGAGATCGAGCAGGCACCCGGCATCGTGCTCTACACCCTGGTCGGGCGCGAGCTGACCGAGCGGCTGGAGGAGGCCTGCCGGGCCACCGGCTCGCCGCTGCTCTCGGTGCTGGAGCCGGTGCACCGGCTGCTGCAATCCTATCTCGGCACCCACTCCACCGCCCGGCCGGGCGCGCAGCACATGCTGAACGCGGAGTACTTCAAGCGCATCGACGCGATGAACTTCACGCTCGCCCACGACGACGGCAACCTGCCGCTCGACCTCAACGAGGCGGACGTGATCCTGCTCGGGGTGAGCCGCACCTCGAAGACGCCGACGGCGATCTACCTCGCCAATCGCGGCCTGAAGACCACCAACATCCCGCTGATCCCCGGCGTGCCGCCGCCGGCGGTGCTGGAGACCCTGCGCCAGCCGCTCATCGTCGGGCTGATCGCCTCGCCGGAGCGGATCGTGCAGATCCGCCAGAACCGCCTGCTCAGCCTCAAGGCCGACGATTCCTCCTCCTACGTCGACCGCGACGCGGTGGCGAACGAGATCGCCTCCTCGCGCCGGCTCTTCGCCCGCAACCGCTGGCCGGTGATCGACGTCACCCGGCGCTCGATCGAGGAGACGGCGGCGGCGATCGTCGATCTCCACCGCGAGCACCGGCTGAAGTTCATCGCCAACTAGACGCCGATGCCGCACGCTCCCTCCCTCTGGCGCGGGTCCGCGCCGCTCCTCCTCGCCTCGACCAGCCCGACACGGCGCGCCCTGCTCGCCTCCGCCGGCCTGGCCGTGGACATCCAGGCGCCCGGCGTCGACGAGCGCGCCGTCGAGGCGGAGGCCGCCGGCCTGTCGCCCGAAGCCCTCGCCGGCCGCCTGGCCGCCGCCAAGGCCGGCGCGGTCGCCGCGCAGAGGCCCGACCGGGTGGTGATCGGGGCCGACCAGGTGCTCGACCTCGACGGCACGGTCTTCCACAAGCCCGCCGACCGGGCGGGGGCGGCCGTCCACCTCGCGCGGTTGCAGGGGCGCACCCACGCCTTGCATTCCGCCGTGGCCCTGGCCGTCGGCGGCGCGGTGGTCGAGCGTTTCGTCGCGACCGCGCGGCTGACGATGCGGCCCCTCGATGAGGCGGGCATCGCCGCCTATCTCGACGCCGCCGGGCCCGCCGTCACCGGCAGCGTCGGCGCCTACCAGCTCGAGGGCGTCGGCATCCACCTGTTCGACCGCATCGAGGGCGACCACTCGACCATCCTGGGCCTGCCGCTCCTGCCCCTGCTCGCGCGTCTGCGCGGGCGGGGCCTGCTGGCGTTCTGAGACGATGTTCCGATGACGACCCCGCATCCCCGAGCCTTCGTGGTGGGCCACCCGATCGCCCATTCCCGCTCGCCGCTGATCCATGGCCACTGGCTCGCCGAGCACGGCCTGCCCGGCTCCTACGAGCGCGTCGACGTCCATCCCGACGCCTTCCAGGACTTCATCCGCAGCCTTGGGGCAGAGGGCTGGGTGGGGGGCAACGTCACGATCCCGCACAAGGAGGCGGCCTTCCGCCTCGTCGAGGTGCTGACCCCGCGGGCCGAGCGGATCGGTGCCGTCAATACGCTGTGGTTCGAGGACGGGCGCCTCTACGGCGACAACACCGACGCGCCGGGCTTCCTCGCCCATCTGGATGCCAGCCTGGGCGCGGGCTGGCCGGAGGCGACGGGCCTCACGGAGGGACGCGCCACCCTGGTGCTCGGCGCTGGCGGGGCGGCCCGGGCGATCCTGGTCGGGCTCCTCGAACGCGGGCTCTCCCGCCTGATCGTGGCGAACCGCAGCGCCGAGCGGGCGGAGAGCCTGACCGCCCTCGATCCGGCCCGGATCACCGCGGTTTCCTGGGATTCGGTGCCGGCCCAGCTTCCCGCCACCGGGCTCCTCATCAACACCACCGCCCTCGGCATGGCGGGCCAGGATCCGCTCACCCTCGATCTCGCGCCCCTGCCGGCCGCGGCGGCGGTGGCCGACATCGTCTACGTGCCGCTCGAAACCCCGCTCCTCGCCGCCGCCCGGGCCCGGGGGCTCGCAGGCGTCGACGGGCTCGGCATGCTGCTGCACCAGGCGGTGCCGGGCTTCGCCCGCTGGTTCGGCCGCACGCCCGAGGTCACGCCTTCCTTGCGCGCCCGCATCGTCGCCGACCTCGGGGGTCACGGGTGAGCCGGCCCGTCATCCTTGGCCTCACCGGCTCGATCGGCATGGGCAAGAGCGCCACCGCGGCGATGTTCCGCGCGCGCGGAGTGCCGGTCCACGACGCCGATGCCTGCGTGCACGCCCTCTACGGTCCGGGCGGGGCTGCCGCGTCGGCCATCGGCGCGGCATTTCCCGGGACGCTCGCCCCCGACGGGTCGGTCGACCGCGTCGCCCTGCGCAAGGCGGTGCTCGGCGAGCCGGACCGCCTGCGCCTCCTCGAATCCCTGGTCCATCCCCTGGTGCGGGCGGCGCGGGACGCCTTCCTCGCCACCCATGCGTCGGCGCCCCTCGTCGTCCTCGACGTGCCGCTCCTGTTCGAGACCGGCGGCGAGGCGGGTTGCGACGCCGTCGCGGTGGTCACCGCCCCGCCCGAGGTGCAGCGCGCCCGGGTGCTGGCCCGGCCGGGGATGACGGAAGACGCCTTCGCGCAGATCCTCACGAAGCAGATGCCCGACGCCGAGAAGCGCCGGCGCGCCGACTTCCTGATCGAGACCGATCGGGGCTTTCCCCAGGCCGAGGCGCAAGTCGAGGCGGTGATCGCCGCCGTGACGGCGAGGCGGGCCGGTTAACGCTTCGTCGCTACACAAGGCCCGAACACCTCTCTCGAAGGGAGCCGCACGATGCTGCGCGAGATCGTCCTCGATACCGAGACCACCGGCACCGAGGCCAAGACCGACCGGCTGATCGAGATCGGCGGGATCGAGCTTCTCAATCACATCCCGTCGGGCCGCGAGTTCCACCGCTACATCAACCCGCAGCGGCCGGTCTCGGAGGGCGCGTTCCGGGTCCACGGCCTCTCGGACGCCTTCCTCGCCGACAAGCCGCTCTTCGCGCAGATCCTGCCCGACTTCCTGGAGTTCTGCGGCGACGCGACCCTGGTGATCCACAACGCCGCCTTCGACGTCGGCTTCCTCAACGCCGAATATGCCCGCCTCGGCGACAGGGCCCCGCCGGCGATCGAGCTGGCATCCGTCGTCGACACCCTGGCGATCGCCCGCCGCAAGCATCCGGGCGCGGCCAACAACCTCGACGCGCTCTGCTCGCGCTACGGCATCGACAATTCCCGCCGCACCAAGCACGGCGCGCTCCTCGACGCGCAGATCCTCGCCGAGGTCTATATCGAGCTTCTGGGTGGTAAGCAGACGACGCTCGGGCTGACGGTCGAGGGCCAAGCCGGCCCGTCCGGGCCCTCGTTGCGGGCTGCGCCGATCGCGCATGGCCCCCGCCCGACCCGCAGCCGCCTCACCGAGGCCGAGCTGGCGGCCCATGCCGCCTTCGCGGCGGGGCTGGGGGAGAAGGCGGTCTGGCGGGATTACCTCGGGGAGGCGGGGTGAGGCTTCCGCGTGGACCGGGGATTGCGGCAGGCGAGAAGAGTAAAAATCCTCGCAGGATCGTCGCATGAAGGCGTTCAAGTTTCATGGCAGCGCACTAAGCACCATTCGCCGAAGTAGCCGCCGGTTCGGCGGCGAAAATGATGCGCAAACAAGGAGCTGAGCAGAGTTGCCCGATGCAGATCTGCTTAGACGATCTGCGTGCCGTCCCGTACGCGGCGCGTCGTGACGCGGGATATCAGCTCGACAAAGTTCAGAACGGGCGGAGGGCAGGGTGAGGCGTGGGCTGACATACGCCCTGATGGCGGCAGGAGCGCTGCTCCTGATCGTCGCCGGCCTGCCGATCCTCCTCGTGGGATGGATGATGTGGAGCAACGACAGGGTCGGCGAGTTCCGCGACGCGGCGACGGCGGAACTGCCCGGCCTGAGCGTCACGCTCGAGCGACGGTTCGCTCATCCGTTCCTGGCGGAATATTACCGCAGCCTGACGGTGAAGCAGGCAGGCGGCGGTGAAGCCCGGCTCGACATCGGCATGGATACGGGCGGATTGACCCGCGTCGGGGTTTGTCGCTCCGGAACGGGCAGCATCCTCGTTCACGACGCCTTGGGCACCACCGAGGCGGCGACGGGGACGACAGCCCCCTCGCTCGCGCGGCGACCGGCCCTCAAGGAGAAGTGCCCGGCGTTTCTGGGGTCTTTCGACGTGGATGCGAAGCACGACCTCGCCTTCACGCCGGCCATGCCGACTCTGAAGGATGGCCATCGTCCCTGATGCGGGTGCGGCGAACAATCCCGTGAAGGAGCGTGCCATCGCCCGCATAGGCAACGCGAGCCTCGCGATGCCGGCTCGAGGCGATGACCGGGCGCGCTCTGCCCGGGCATCGTCGTTGTCCGTCGCCTCGACGTTCCGGGGGCCCGGAACGTCTCCAGAGACGCGATATCTACTCCGCCGCCTTCATGTAGCTCTCCACCGGCGGACACGCGCAGACCAGGTTGCGGTCGCCATAGGCATTGTCCACCCGGTTGACCGGCGGCCAGTACTTGTCGACCCGGAAGGCGCCGGCCGGGAAGCAGGCCGC
Protein-coding regions in this window:
- the dnaQ gene encoding DNA polymerase III subunit epsilon; amino-acid sequence: MLREIVLDTETTGTEAKTDRLIEIGGIELLNHIPSGREFHRYINPQRPVSEGAFRVHGLSDAFLADKPLFAQILPDFLEFCGDATLVIHNAAFDVGFLNAEYARLGDRAPPAIELASVVDTLAIARRKHPGAANNLDALCSRYGIDNSRRTKHGALLDAQILAEVYIELLGGKQTTLGLTVEGQAGPSGPSLRAAPIAHGPRPTRSRLTEAELAAHAAFAAGLGEKAVWRDYLGEAG
- a CDS encoding shikimate dehydrogenase, with amino-acid sequence MTTPHPRAFVVGHPIAHSRSPLIHGHWLAEHGLPGSYERVDVHPDAFQDFIRSLGAEGWVGGNVTIPHKEAAFRLVEVLTPRAERIGAVNTLWFEDGRLYGDNTDAPGFLAHLDASLGAGWPEATGLTEGRATLVLGAGGAARAILVGLLERGLSRLIVANRSAERAESLTALDPARITAVSWDSVPAQLPATGLLINTTALGMAGQDPLTLDLAPLPAAAAVADIVYVPLETPLLAAARARGLAGVDGLGMLLHQAVPGFARWFGRTPEVTPSLRARIVADLGGHG
- the coaE gene encoding dephospho-CoA kinase (Dephospho-CoA kinase (CoaE) performs the final step in coenzyme A biosynthesis.); this encodes MSRPVILGLTGSIGMGKSATAAMFRARGVPVHDADACVHALYGPGGAAASAIGAAFPGTLAPDGSVDRVALRKAVLGEPDRLRLLESLVHPLVRAARDAFLATHASAPLVVLDVPLLFETGGEAGCDAVAVVTAPPEVQRARVLARPGMTEDAFAQILTKQMPDAEKRRRADFLIETDRGFPQAEAQVEAVIAAVTARRAG